The Streptomyces phaeolivaceus genome has a window encoding:
- a CDS encoding ferredoxin, protein MTVQQEAGAAGEALEVWIDQDLCTGDGICVQYAPEVFELDIDGLAYVKSAGDELLQAPGATTPVPLPLLTDVVDSAKECPGECIHVRRVSDRVEVFGPDAE, encoded by the coding sequence ATGACCGTGCAGCAGGAGGCCGGGGCCGCGGGCGAGGCGCTGGAGGTCTGGATCGACCAGGATCTCTGCACCGGTGACGGTATCTGCGTCCAGTACGCACCGGAGGTGTTCGAGCTGGACATCGACGGGCTCGCCTACGTGAAGAGCGCGGGGGACGAGTTGTTGCAGGCCCCGGGGGCCACAACGCCCGTTCCGCTGCCGCTTCTCACGGATGTGGTGGACTCCGCGAAGGAGTGTCCGGGCGAGTGCATCCATGTACGTCGCGTTTCGGACAGGGTCGAGGTCTTCGGACCTGACGCGGAGTGA
- a CDS encoding tRNA (adenine-N1)-methyltransferase, with protein MSEPTGAARRRGPFKVGDQVQLTDPKGRHYTFTLEEGKNFHTHKGSFPHDELIGAPEGSVVRTTGNVAYLALRPLLPDYVLSMPRGAAVVYPKDAGQILAFADIFPGARVVEAGVGSGSLSSFLLRAIGDQGMLHSYERREDFAEIAQANVERYFGGPHPAWQLTVGDLQDNLSDTEVDRVILDMLAPWECLEAVSKALVPGGIVCCYVATTTQLARTVESIREIGCFNEPSAWESMIRNWHIEGLAVRPDHRMIGHTGFLLTARRLADGVEPPMRRRRPSKGAYGDDYTGPNADGGSGR; from the coding sequence ATGTCCGAACCGACCGGTGCCGCCCGCAGGCGCGGGCCCTTCAAGGTCGGGGACCAGGTACAGCTGACCGACCCCAAGGGCCGCCACTACACGTTCACGCTCGAAGAGGGAAAGAACTTCCACACCCACAAGGGTTCCTTCCCGCACGACGAGCTGATCGGCGCACCCGAGGGCAGCGTTGTCCGCACCACCGGAAACGTCGCCTACCTCGCGCTGCGCCCCCTGCTCCCCGACTACGTCCTGTCCATGCCCCGCGGCGCCGCCGTGGTCTACCCCAAGGACGCGGGGCAGATCCTCGCCTTCGCCGACATCTTCCCCGGCGCCCGCGTCGTCGAGGCCGGCGTCGGCTCCGGCTCGCTCAGCAGCTTCCTGCTGCGCGCCATCGGCGACCAGGGCATGCTGCACAGCTACGAGCGCCGCGAGGACTTCGCCGAGATCGCCCAGGCCAACGTGGAGCGCTACTTCGGCGGCCCCCACCCCGCCTGGCAGCTCACCGTCGGCGACCTCCAGGACAACCTCAGCGACACCGAGGTCGACCGCGTCATCCTCGACATGCTCGCCCCCTGGGAGTGCCTGGAGGCCGTCTCCAAGGCCCTCGTCCCCGGCGGCATCGTCTGCTGCTACGTGGCCACCACCACCCAGCTCGCCCGGACCGTCGAGTCCATCCGCGAGATCGGCTGCTTCAACGAGCCGAGCGCCTGGGAGTCGATGATCCGCAACTGGCACATCGAGGGCCTCGCCGTCCGCCCCGACCACCGCATGATCGGGCACACCGGCTTCCTGCTCACCGCCCGCCGCCTCGCCGACGGCGTCGAGCCCCCCATGCGCCGCCGCCGCCCCTCCAAGGGCGCCTACGGCGACGACTACACCGGCCCCAACGCCGACGGCGGCTCCGGCCGCTGA
- a CDS encoding site-2 protease family protein, whose translation METSGGSGQPRSDSDEAPRRAHRDTTEPPAEHDPAGEPAAAETPGDSDAPSPTDPTKPTETPADPPKPPDAPADAPTPDPGTEGTEGTHGTEPWANPVTKPSPADLRKAPADDTERTVGSPRPHAHSDAAPKPPERPKEPGGGILMGRPFGVPVYVAPSWFLVAALITWVFGGQLDRVLPELGALRYLVALFFAVAFYASVLVHELAHTVAALRYKLPVRRIQLQFFGGVSEIEKESETPGREFVLAFVGPLLSLVLAGVFYVALLAVEPGTVPGVLLAGLMVSNLIVAAFNLLPGLPLDGGRMLRAVVWKITGKPMTGTVAAAWVGRALAVSVLIGLPLLTQSGLLGAAAEDSVGMDTVLDALLAAILAAIIWTGAGNSLRMARLREHLPELQARALTRRAVPVETDTPLSEALRRANEAGARALVVVDPDGEPLSLVREAAIVGVPEHRRPWVAVSGLAQDLTDGMRVSAELAGEELLDALRAAPATEYLVVEASGEIYGVLSAADVERAFVKAMARPS comes from the coding sequence GTGGAGACGAGCGGCGGGAGCGGGCAGCCGCGGTCCGACAGCGACGAGGCGCCGCGGCGCGCGCACCGCGACACGACCGAGCCACCGGCGGAGCACGACCCCGCCGGGGAACCCGCCGCCGCCGAGACCCCCGGCGACTCCGACGCCCCGAGCCCGACGGACCCCACCAAGCCGACGGAGACCCCCGCGGACCCCCCGAAGCCGCCCGACGCCCCTGCGGACGCCCCGACGCCGGACCCCGGCACCGAAGGCACGGAAGGCACCCACGGCACCGAACCCTGGGCGAACCCGGTGACCAAACCCTCCCCGGCCGACCTGCGCAAGGCGCCGGCGGACGACACGGAGCGCACGGTCGGATCCCCGCGCCCCCACGCCCACTCGGACGCCGCCCCCAAGCCGCCCGAGCGCCCCAAGGAGCCCGGCGGCGGCATCCTCATGGGCCGCCCCTTCGGCGTCCCCGTCTACGTCGCCCCCAGCTGGTTCCTCGTCGCCGCCCTGATCACCTGGGTCTTCGGCGGCCAGCTCGACCGCGTCCTGCCCGAACTCGGCGCCCTGCGCTACCTCGTGGCCCTCTTCTTCGCCGTCGCCTTCTACGCCTCCGTCCTCGTCCACGAACTCGCCCACACCGTCGCCGCCCTGCGCTACAAGCTGCCGGTGCGCCGCATCCAGCTCCAGTTCTTCGGCGGTGTCTCCGAGATCGAGAAGGAGTCCGAGACGCCCGGCCGCGAATTCGTCCTGGCCTTCGTCGGCCCCCTGCTCTCCCTGGTCCTCGCGGGCGTCTTCTACGTCGCCCTGCTCGCCGTCGAACCCGGCACCGTCCCCGGTGTCCTCCTCGCCGGCCTGATGGTCTCCAACCTCATCGTCGCCGCGTTCAACCTGCTCCCCGGCCTGCCCCTCGACGGCGGTCGCATGCTCCGCGCCGTCGTCTGGAAGATCACCGGCAAGCCCATGACCGGCACCGTCGCCGCCGCCTGGGTCGGCCGCGCCCTCGCCGTCTCCGTCCTCATCGGACTGCCCCTGCTCACCCAGTCCGGCCTGCTCGGCGCCGCCGCCGAGGACAGCGTCGGCATGGACACCGTCCTGGACGCCCTGCTCGCCGCGATCCTCGCCGCGATCATCTGGACCGGCGCGGGCAACAGCCTCCGCATGGCCCGTCTGCGCGAACACCTGCCCGAACTCCAGGCCCGCGCCCTCACCCGCCGCGCCGTCCCCGTCGAGACCGACACCCCCCTGTCCGAAGCCCTCCGCCGCGCCAACGAGGCCGGCGCCCGCGCCCTCGTCGTCGTCGACCCCGACGGCGAACCCCTCTCCCTCGTCCGCGAGGCCGCCATCGTCGGCGTACCCGAACACCGCCGCCCCTGGGTCGCCGTCAGCGGCCTCGCCCAGGACCTCACCGACGGCATGCGCGTCTCCGCCGAACTGGCCGGTGAGGAACTCCTCGACGCCCTCCGCGCCGCCCCCGCCACCGAGTACCTCGTGGTCGAGGCCTCGGGCGAGATCTACGGAGTCCTCTCGGCGGCGGACGTGGAACGCGCCTTCGTGAAGGCGATGGCCCGCCCCAGCTGA